From a single bacterium genomic region:
- a CDS encoding GxxExxY protein — MEFDELSNRVIGCVMEVHRNLGPGLLESAYEQGLAREFSLADVNFEIQKSIPVSYKGIQLDCGYRLDLFVENRLI; from the coding sequence TTTGACGAATTATCAAATAGAGTCATAGGCTGTGTAATGGAGGTGCATCGGAATTTAGGGCCTGGCCTATTAGAATCCGCTTATGAGCAAGGTCTCGCAAGAGAATTCTCATTGGCCGATGTTAATTTTGAGATTCAAAAATCCATACCCGTATCCTATAAAGGCATTCAATTGGATTGCGGATACCGGCTGGATTTGTTTGTTGAGAACAGGTTAATTC